CGGCTGCGATGTACTCCTCGACGGCGGCCTGGATTTCATCGCGCTGGGTGCCGAGCTCGTCCTGCGCCCGTGTGACGAAGTCGGCTATCCAGCGGGAAATCTCCTCCTGGTGCTGGAGGCACACCATGGTGTTCTCATCGCGCCGGGTGTTCTCGATGCTGGGGATTGCGATGGAGGCGATGATGGCGACCACGGCGAGGACGATCATCAGGTCAACGAGAGTGAAGCCGCGCTGCACGGAAGCCTCCCGCGGGGGCCGGCGTCGGGGCCGGCGAGGGGTCGAAAGGGGCAGGCCGAGGGGCCTTGACAGGTGGGGCTATTATAAATAAAAACGGTGTAAAAATGCAGCCCCCCTCCGAGGGCCGCCGGAGACATATCCCAAACCGCGTCCCGCAGGTTGCGATGACGTAGGGGCGGGTGTCCACACCCGCCCGCGGGCCGACCTGAAGGTCGGCCCCTACGAGGTCAACACTAGCCCCCGACCAATCCCGGCATGTAAAAAAGGTCCGCTCGCGGCGGTAAATCTGCAAAAACCAAACCCTCTCTCCGCGGAACAGGAAGGGCTACTAGCCCCCGACTAAACCCGGCATCTGGAAAATCGGCAGGTACATCGAGACGACCAGCCCGCCCACGACGACGCCGAGGATTATCATGAGCACCGGCTCCAGGAGGGCGGAGAGGTTGGCGACGGCGACCTCGACCTCGTCGTCGTAGAACTCCGCGACGCGGTGGAGCATCTCCTCGAGGCGGCCGGTGCGCTCGCCCACGGCGATCATGGCGACGACCATGGGCGGGAAGACGTCGGTGGCGGCGAGCGGCTCGGCGAATGTCCGGCCCTCTCCGATGGCGCGGCGCGTCTCCAGGACGGCCCGCTCGAGGACCCGGTTGCCCACGGTGGCGGCGGTGATGGCCAGGCCGTCCATGATCGGCACGCCGGAGCGCACGAGGGTCCCCAGGGTGCGGGTGAAGCGGGCCACGGCCACCCGGATGAAGAGCCTGCCGAAGATGGGCGCCCCGAGCTTCCAGCGGTCCAGGCGCAGGCGGCCCTCGGCGGTGTCGCCGTAAAATTTCACGAAGAAGGCCACGGCGGCGATGACGAGGGCCAGGATCCACCAGTAGTCGCGGAAGAAGGTGGAGAGCACGACGACGATCTGGGTGGGGAGGGGGAGCTGGGCGCCGAAGTT
This window of the bacterium genome carries:
- a CDS encoding type II secretion system F family protein, coding for MPRFTYRGRAADGRGVQGELEAPDEDTVLATLRNQGLLVTAIEPVAVRDVKVKRRDLVVFTRQFSTMLGAGLPLVQTLATLAEQSPEGLAEISVDLRRQVEAGQSLSAALERFPKTFGRLYVALVRAGEVSGNLEVILDRLASYLERVDSLRRRVTNALTYPAVILSMVILLGMGFLVFIIPLFQGIYDNFGAQLPLPTQIVVVLSTFFRDYWWILALVIAAVAFFVKFYGDTAEGRLRLDRWKLGAPIFGRLFIRVAVARFTRTLGTLVRSGVPIMDGLAITAATVGNRVLERAVLETRRAIGEGRTFAEPLAATDVFPPMVVAMIAVGERTGRLEEMLHRVAEFYDDEVEVAVANLSALLEPVLMIILGVVVGGLVVSMYLPIFQMPGLVGG